The segment tcggccaccacactcactctttcacaaaccacacaaacccgacagcgttatttccggaattcatcTATTGCTGCATTTGCTTTTGTTTCCCTTTgtgtttattattttgtttgttggttctGAAGAAGCTTCTGTAAGCAAAAGTTTGATTTAGTATTGTTAAGTACTGTCATTGAATTGGTGAGTACAGATTCCTTTTGGTTTtattacacgcacgcacgcacacacagacatacacagacagacacacgcacgcacgcacacacagacacacacacaaacacacacacgcacacatgcacgcacacacacacacacacacacacacacacacacactgacacacacactgacacacacacacacacactgacacacacacacacacacacacacacataaaaaatgTCTTCGCTAGTAGTGAATGCTTGTTTCGTCTTTCAAACTCGATCGCATCGCTCCGACATTGGCTCACATTCCGTCCGCCATCTTGAAAGCGCTTGCACAGAGCCAATCGTTTCCCAAGCAAAGAAAGCGACTTTCGTGGGCGTTTACGTTAGGAAACGAAGGGCTGGGGCCTCGCACACCTCCCCCCAGTCGACCACCACCTCGCCTCCCCAAACCCTGTGGGGAGGGCTTGAACCTCTAAAGCcaatcccccaccccccccccccccacaaccctCGTCCGGCCCTGCCATGCCTTAAGTCATCTTCAACTACTGATCTGCTCCTTCCGGAAAATGTGCAATTGTGTCTCACAACAAAATGCCCTTGACCTTTTGAGTATCAACCTTGTGGTACTAGGTCCTGTTCTGCCTTGCAAACACAACAGTCAGGCGTGTAcacgattaaaacacacacacacacacacacacatacacacacacacacacacatacgcacacacacacacacacacacacatactcacacacacacacacacacacacacacaaacatacacacacacgccatgTTGCTAAGATTTAGTTGCTTCAGCAAATTAATCAAAATGGAAATAGAAGTTTCGGCAATATTCCGAAGTTTAACGCAGGACTGGCGTCACCTTTCCCCCGGTATGGAAACAATCGACAGATTTGTTTAAATAACAAAGATTCGTCGATTTTTGTAAAAAGATTGCTCACAGCTGGACTTGAACAAAACACCGCACTGTGAAAGAGCGGGGGCGTATCCAATATAAACTTACCAAAACAATGATTGCGATAAATTTCGCACCCTTATCAAAGCactaattcctgtgtcattttactCACACTTTCTATGCCATTTAAGGACGTCCACTTGACTGTCTTGAACACCTTTTTGATCAAAGAATTCTTaaacagggatcacgtgacctccgctcaaataagggtacccccaaaatcgacttAACCAAAACGGATATTCAGAGAGTCAGGGTGACGGCCTAAAacggcatagaaagtttgaataaaatgacacaggataTAATACTTGAATTTGAGTGCGAAATGTGTCGCAATAACTTTTGTGTGGGCTAAGTTTATATAAAATGTAGATGGCATGTTCATACGGATATACACAGGTTATCGAGAAataattcttttaaaaaaatcacacaaaaacaggtcatgagagatacagagagagggggggggcagagtaaggaagagagagagagagagagagagagagagagagagagagagagagagagagagagagagagagagagagagagagagagagagagagagagagagagaaaacagccACATAATAATAGTCATGACTAGATCTGGTGATCACCTGGCAAAacatcacacatacataaatATTAAAAGTAGGAATTACCAAGAAATGTATCACAATATCACGGTGTAGCACACGCATAAATAATCATAAATACATCTTGAGGTGTCTGAACCCCAATAAACATATAACACGTCCCTTCAATCTCTCTCATTGACATCAGCAGGAAAATGTCTTCATTCAACACTGATTCTGACGATCAGGAAAACATTGTCTTATCTTCGTGATAAGTGACATCCACCAGAGACTGCTCTTGTGGGTACTTTGAATCGGCTAGTGGTCATCCTGTTTTCACCCTGACTTTCACATACGCAAGAGATCTTCGGGACTGCACCCTGACTCTGCAAGAGATCGTCCTATTTTCACCATGACTCTCACATCTGAAATAGTTCGTCTTGATGTTACTCTGGCTCTCACATCTGAAATAGTTCGTCTTGATGTTACCTTGGCTCTCACATCTAAAATAGTTCGTCTTGATGTTACTCTGGCTCTCACATCTGAAATAGTTCGTCTTGATGTTACTCTGGCTCTCACATCTGAAATAGTTCGTCTTGATGTTACCTTGGCTCTCACATCTGAAATATTTCGTCTTGATGTCACCATGACTCTCACATCTGAAATAGTTCGTCTTGATGTCACCCTGACTCTCACATCTGAAATAGTTCGTCTTGATGTCACCCTGGGTCTCACGTCTGGAATAGTTCGTTTTGATGTTACCTTGGCTCTCACATCTGAAATATTTCGTCTTGATGTCACCATGACTCTCACATCTGAAATAGTTCGTCTTGATGTCACCCTGGCTCTCACATCTAAAATAGTTCGTCTTGATGTTACCTTGGCTCTCACATCTGAAATATTTCGTCTTGATGTTACCTTGGCTCTCACATCTAAAATAGTTCGTCTTGATGTTACTTTGGCTCTCACATCTGAAATAGTTCGTCTTGATCTTACCCTGGCTCTCACATCTGAAATAGTTCGTCTTGATGTTACCTTGGCTCTCACATCTCAAATATTTCGTCTTGATGTCACCATGACTCTCACATCTGAAATAGTTCGTCTTGATGTCACCATGACTCTCACATCTGAAATAGTTCGTCTTGATGTCACCCTGGCTCTCTCATCTGAAATAGTTCGTCTTGATGTCACCCTGGCTCTCACATCTAAAATAGTTCGTCTTGATGTTACCCTGGCTCTGACATCTGAAATAGTTCGTCTTGATGTTACCTTGGCTCTCACATCTGAAATATTTCGTCTTGATGTCACCATGACTCTCACATCTGAAATAGTTCGTCTTGATGTCACCATGACTCTCACATCTGAAATAGTTCGTCTTGATGTCACCCTGACTCTCACATCTAAAATAGTTCGTCTTGATGTCACCCTGGCTCTCACATCTGAAATAGTTCGTCTTGATGTCACCCTGGGTCTCACATCTAAAATAGTTCGTCTTGATGTCACCCTGGCTCTTACATCTAAAATAGTTCGTCTTGATGTCACCCTGGGTCTCACATCTGGAATAGTTCGTCTTGATGTCACCCTGGCTCTCACATCTGAAATAGTTCGTCTTGATGTCACCCTGGCTCTTACATCTGGAATAGTTCGTCTTGATGTCACCCTGGCTCTCACATCTGAAATAGTTCGTCTTGATGTCACCCTGGCTCTCACATCTGAAATAGTTCGTCTAGATGTCACCCTGGCTCTTACATCTGGAATAGTTCGTCTTGATGTCACCCTGGCTCTCACATCTAAAATAGTTCGTCTTGATGTCACCATGACTCTCACATCTGAAATAGTTCGTCTTGATGTCACCCTGGCTCTCACATCTGAAATAGTTCGTTTTGATGTCACCCTGACTCTCACATCTGAAATAGTTCGTCTTGATGTCACCCTGACTCTTACATCTGAAATAGTTCGTCTTGATGTCACCCTGGCTCTTACATCTGAAATAGTTCGTCTTGATGTTACCCTGGCTCTCACATCTGCAAAAGGTCGTCGTCATAAATACACCACCATGACTTTGACATCAGTCAGTCAGAGATTGTTCCACTTTCACCCTGACTCTCAAATTTGAAATAGATCGTCCTTATGTCACCATGACTCCCACATCTCCGAGAGATCGTCCTGATATCGCCATGACTATGATATCCAACAGAGTCGGACATCATCTTATGTCAGCATGACTCTGACATCCTCGAAATATCGTCCCACAGCGACAACGGCTCTAACATCAGCCAGAAATAGTCTTGATAAATATTGCGTTGACTCTGACGTCAGTGTGACATCGTCTGAATCTAACACTGTCTCTCGTATCTACAAGATAGTTGACTCTGACGTCAATATGACATCGTCTGAATCTCACACTGTCTCTCGTATCCACAAGTGATCGTTGTAGTTTCATTATGACTCTGAAATTTGCGAGAGGTCGTCGTAATGCCGCATTGACTCAAGTTGAAAGTTCACAAGACTGTGTGGGTCACTCGCAAGCTACTGATTTCCCAAATATCTCGTGCAAAGCAATTCGGTAAGTAGGGACCAATCTGTCCGACCGTAACGTTGGTTACACGCAGCACAGTGAACGTAGGGAAGCCTGCGGGTGACGTGGGTGTACACTGAAGGCAAATATTTATTGTCTCACTTGTGTCTTCGTAACGAGCTTCTGGACAATTTttcagataagtttattttctgtattataagtgttcgtctctctgtccacttaaaagaccgctgggtcgaagatcaatgaaaatgaaatgaaaaatgaaaatgaaaaatgaaaatgaaaatgaagaccgctgggtcgaagatcagtgaccgtaacgttttgttttgtcaccaTTAAGCGTTCCTACAACATaccttttttaaaaattgtttttattatGGTAGACACGGGCTGCAGGCAGACTCAAAGCTGTTAGCGTGAACCGCCAGATTAACATGACGTCACTGGCAGTTCTTGTGCAGAAGACAATGTCGCAAATCTCGTTGTGTTTTCCCTTAACAGATTGACGTACACGACGTTTGTGGCATTTCTTGCGCAGAAGACAATGTCGCAAATCTCATAGTGTTTTCCCTTAACTTGAACAGATTGAAGTAAACGACGACGTCAGTCTCATTTCTTGTGCAGAAGACAATGTCGCAAATCTCGTTGTTTATTCCCTTTAATAACTTGACGTACATGATGTCAGTGGCATTTCTGGTGCAGAAGACAATGTCCCAAATCTCGTTGTGTTTTCCCTGAAATAACTTGACGGTACACGACGTCAGTGGTATTTCTGGTGCAGAAGACAATGTCGCAAAACTCGTTGTGTTTTCCCTTAAATAACTTGACGTACATGACGTCAGTGGCATTTCTGGTGCAGATGACAATGTCCCAAATCTCGTTGTGTTTTCCCTTAAACAGATAGAAGTAAACGACGACGTCAGTCTCATTTCTTGCGCAGAAGACAATGTCCCAAATCTcgttgtgtttttcctttgttGATTTCCTGGACAATACCTGTTGCGGTCACCACCTGAGCCGTCAATTATCCATATGTGACCTGCACGCATAGACAATAAAATACTTATCTTCAGAATTGTCACACTGAAGAGGCATAGTCTCAGACCAATAGAGACCATTGAACCTATGGTTCCTCGCTATAGTTATCTTTGTGTATTTCTTTTGAGTTTGAGTTTCTGATATGCATTAAATTCAgactccttcccgtgtaaacagttcagcTCAGCGTCTcagatatatgtgaccctccaccacgaaatgagtcgcatgtcacctcgcgcggttctgcgcttggcttaatataagtccggggagtgtctagtaacagtgtgagggtcaccttagtcacaggcttataattcaaacagttttcactcttttctaaaacggttttcaccactggttAGAGcacaaaaaactctttatgaaaatgtaaaaatatgaaaatcatgcaaaggtgacatgcgactcattccgtggtggagggtcacatatggccaggcttttacactgcataagaccatccctccatttggtcacatacccaaagTGAACAGCGCGGGTGAGCTCTTTGCACAATGGGAAGTTTTCGGGGGGATTCATTTCTTCAAATAGTTAGCtattagttgttgctttttgggtccagcggaccatataggccataTCAGGACCCCATTTCGTCAAAGCTATCAGCGGCTTTTTTTTAGAAATTATTACATTATGTCACATTTTGATATATTCATTTGAACTCTCGTGCTTTTTAAAACTGTCACACTCATACGTTACATATTATTCAAGCTCTATTTTATCATTAAACATGTCCATTCTTTCTTCAGTGATCTTGGATTGCTTGATCACGAACATGatgataaatgttgtttaaCGCCCCCACGGTTAAATCCATTGGgagcatgttcccgggtgttacccagactttagataaataaaaaataaaataaaaaaaagtttaaaaaaacccaatcttgatgaatttttttaaatatgccAGTCTGCTTACACTAGGTTGCTGGCTGGGCATTTAaaacttttatttttaatttttaaaatctTTAACATTAATTCATTATACATATCCCaactccttcttcttcttactattcttctgcgttcatgggctgaaactccctcgtacactcgtgtgttatTTTTAACGTCGATTaccgttttaccccgccattgaaggcagccatacgccgctttcgggggatcaCCACTCCAAGCTATACTAAGACATATTGTACCCCAGGCAATGTGGTCCAAGTGCGGTCTCACCAGAAGGTCTGCGGGGCGAAGTCACCGTGTCCGCTCCCGTCATCCGCGTGGTCTGCGTCAGCGGAGTAGGAGGAGAAGTCGTTGCCATGGATACTGTCCCCGTCCTCGCTGGCGCTGACGTACATGGCTGAGGCGGGCATGGagggggagaaggaggaggggagggaggtGGTGCCTCCCCCGGCCCCCGACTTCTGTTGCAGGCTCTTCTTGTGGCGTGCCCGGTTGTTCTGGAACCACACCTGGTGACAGATATGCATACGGTTTGAGTTACGGAAATACGTCAAATGTTGACACTATTCAGAGATCACAAAATCACTAAGGTGCTGAAATCATAATTTTCCCTGTCACAGATTTTGTTTACAACCGTTCgtaaaaaatcgatttaaatGACAACTTGAATGAACAAATAACTCAATTGATTTGTAAGCATCCAAGCTGAAGTGATTTAAGTAAATACATCGCAATCATGTTTGAATCTGTTATTATAATTTAAATAGGATTTTTTTCATTCCGTAGTTTTCAGGAAGTCGctctgtacacacacgcacacccacacacacacgcgcacgcacgaacgaacgcacgcacgcacgcacgcacgcagacacagacacacacgcacacacacacgcacgcacagacacacacacacacagacacacacacacacacgctcacacacacacacacacacacacacaaaacacacacaaaaacaaacacactcacacacacacacgctcacacacacacacacacacacacacacacacacacacacaaaacacacacaaaaacaaacacacacacacacacacacacgctcacacacacacacacacacacacacaaaacacacacaaaaacaaacacactcacacacacacacgctcacacacacacacacacacacaaaacacacacaaaaacaaacacacacacacacacgctcacacacacacacacacacagacacacacacacacacacacacacacacacacacacacacacacacacacaaaacacacacacaaaacacacacctgcGTGACACGTTTCTTGAGGCCGGTCAGCTTGGCGATTCGCTCCAGGTCCTGACCGTCCGGGTTGCTGTCGATAGCAAAGTGCTGCTGCAGGACCTTCACCTGCTCCTCTGTGAACGACGTCCGCATGCGTTTGGCGCGCGGCTTGGGGCTGTCGCCtgcccaacacacacacattgaattGAAAACAATGCAAAAGAAAGTCCAAGGAATACTATCTGGCAGAATGTAAAAGTAAAGGTCCATAAAGATTTGTGCGCACTATTGATTCACTATGGGTTTAAAtcaaatgttaaaggcacagtgcagctcacagccttcgttttgcgtttttgttgcagctgagtgcatttacagttcaaaaatcctcctatggtagtaaaacaaacccaaaactacccaacgacgacatctgtgaagctcgacagtttcttgttcacgcgagtgcataaattaaccaagttattacgtggtgttttgtcggagttcgattcaactgagtgattccggcctccattttgttttacacaaactcatgatgacgtctgacatagtttgctagtgacgtgtctttttgtgcatgatgtggtgatctacctgatctaaatttagatccaaaaataggtcaagaccagccgggtccgagtacgaaattaattcctaaaaaaatcgcagttcttgactctttgggtgcaagtcgaTGAAAcgtggtagttcttctaacggatagctgcctgaggtatgactaaaagccccaggggctccgtgcacctggatttgacaagttcagtacctttaatcaGTATACAAGACATGAAATAATTAACAGTATACAATAAATGCAacgaggacacgaactcaagcacaaaaaagatcatattacgtgaccaaaacaatacaatattaCACAAATCTTCATGATGGTGGACTtgacaacaataaaccagaagagCATATTGTATCATTCCGAATCATAGTATATGTTCAAACAATAAGTCTTGTacagcgatatcaaaacatttagccCACTGAATCTgaaagaatgaaactgaacaaacTGGGTCGTATAAAGACGAGACTAATAAGCCTAAGTCTTGGGCTGGCCGAAACCTTCGACCGAGACAACGCTCACTCAGTAAacggattttttatttttattttttagaaaaTTTTCaattgaaacaaaacaaatgtaaattTATAAATTCATGAAATAATAACGGATGCAATGCAATCTTTGTTTTACTGTGTTATTGCCATTTCGATTTAAATTTAAATTCTAGTAAAGAAATTAGTTAAATGATTTTTAAGATTCCAAGATAAAATTGCACTCCAATATTCCCGAAACGGTCAAAGAATGTTTGACTATAAAATGTCAATCGAGTTGATTGAAATACATACGGTCGCaacaactgagaaaaaaaagccaATATGACGTCAACTCAAATATTTTTTTCGAAAAACGGAGACAAAGTTCTGGTTATATCATCTGCAATAATTCACATGTAAAGTGTAATGAAAGTCTGTCCAGCAGTTTATtatgaatcgctccacacacacacacacacacacatacgcacacgcacacacacactttctataCTTAAGCACTTTCATCACAAAATCGAAAGAAGACAAAAAAGTGAcctagaaaagaaaaaaaattctataGGCAGTTCATTATTTACTTTGCTTTGTGGTTTAATTGGGTGGgatggattaaaaaaaacataaaaaaacaaagccAACCTATTTAGAAAAAGATCGATTTTGTTCTACTTAATATGGAAAATGGCTTGCCCTTGCGAGTACACGCTTGTCAGCGCTAAAAGAGATTCACATGAATCAACTCCTTTTTCTACGAAGATGTCGctgcaagggaagcaactattTCTATTTCTAACAGGATTGTTTTCACTTTATCTTCAAAGAAGGCAGCAACAAGTTTTGGAAGAGAGGAGGGAGGAAATATATAGTTGGGGGATTAGTTGAATATGTTCTTACTGAAAGGTTGCTGGTAACATGAAAAAGTTCTTTGCTTGATTTGGCATTGTCTATTCTGCCACAGTAAAACATGGACTTTGCACTGTGAACGAACAAAGTTAGATTGTACAAGTCggctagtttgtttgtttgtttgtttgtttgcttaacgcccagccaaccacgaatggccatatcagggcggtgctgctttgacatataacgtgcgccacacataagacagaagtcgcagcacaggcttcatgtctcacccagtcacattattctgacaccggaccaaccagtagtcggctagtgtgtgagtgtgtgctaaATAAACTGAATGAATATAAAAAATGTCTTTCCTATGATGATTCTAGCGCTTCAGTCACATCCATTATGCCCCATTAGCGTACATAAGAATCAAACACGTTTAACTggttacattttaaaaaaaaaagtcttgtaAAAGCATCTGCATCTTATTTCAAGAAGAAAATTGGTAATGAGTCAACTAAAGGTTTCGGAAGCAAAGAATAAGTTAATctttacacacgcacgcagagcATGGGCAAATATGGGGCGAACAAGGGGCGAAGTGTCACTAAAACAAATGGGGCGAACTTAGCGCTTATACGGGGCGAAGTGTCACCAATAAAATGGGGCGAACTCGGCGCTTACACGGGGCGAAGTGACTTGTGGCGCAATGACCATGGGCCAAAAGAGAAATTGGGCACAAGGGGACTTGAGCGAATTGGATTGATACCAAATCAAACTAAACCAAACCAagtaggcaaggcaaggcaaataATGTATTTTGTAGGAAACCCCATGGGGTtacatgaaaaaacaaaacaaaaagaaaagaaaaagaaagaaacacaatgtttcaacataagCTAACTTCGGtcaaaaaataaagatattATGACTCAAAATAGACATTCACGGATTATGACTAGCATGTGTCTATCATTacggaaacaaaacaacactgacTCTATCATTTTATTTgatcaaaatcaatttaaacctatttttaaaatacatttgAAAAAGTTAATGAAACTTAACAGAACCACACAATAGGCCTACACAAGatgatcagatcagatcaggtCAGTAGCATCTTCCACCAAAGCAGGTTCCC is part of the Littorina saxatilis isolate snail1 linkage group LG15, US_GU_Lsax_2.0, whole genome shotgun sequence genome and harbors:
- the LOC138947940 gene encoding uncharacterized protein, whose product is MTLTSEIVRLDVTLALTSEIVRLDVTLALTSKIVRLDVTLALTSEIVRLDVTLALTSEIVRLDVTLALTSEIFRLDVTMTLTSEIVRLDVTLTLTSEIVRLDVTLGLTSGIVRFDVTLALTSEIFRLDVTMTLTSEIVRLDVTLALTSKIVRLDVTLALTSEIFRLDVTLALTSKIVRLDVTLALTSEIVRLDLTLALTSEIVRLDVTLALTSQIFRLDVTMTLTSEIVRLDVTMTLTSEIVRLDVTLALSSEIVRLDVTLALTSKIVRLDVTLALTSEIVRLDVTLALTSEIFRLDVTMTLTSEIVRLDVTMTLTSEIVRLDVTLTLTSKIVRLDVTLALTSEIVRLDVTLGLTSKIVRLDVTLALTSKIVRLDVTLGLTSGIVRLDVTLALTSEIVRLDVTLALTSGIVRLDVTLALTSEIVRLDVTLALTSEIVRLDVTLALTSGIVRLDVTLALTSKIVRLDVTMTLTSEIVRLDVTLALTSEIVRFDVTLTLTSEIVRLDVTLTLTSEIVRLDVTLALTSEIVRLDVTLALTSAKGRRHKYTTMTLTSVSQRLFHFHPDSQI
- the LOC138947941 gene encoding LIM/homeobox protein lim-4-like — protein: MPCCIKCNVQLEKDNWVRRADNYLFHMTCFCCSKCSRQLSKWEQFVMREDRLICEKHFYENDGSQKGDSPKPRAKRMRTSFTEEQVKVLQQHFAIDSNPDGQDLERIAKLTGLKKRVTQVWFQNNRARHKKSLQQKSGAGGGTTSLPSSFSPSMPASAMYVSASEDGDSIHGNDFSSYSADADHADDGSGHGDFAPQTFW